The genomic segment TTCACTAGTACTGGCAAAAATTATATCAGGCACTGTCAAAAGCACAGCGGGTAACCACACGCCTACATACACCACCTTCTCAGCCAACAGCTTTCGTGGGCGCTGGCTGTTGGTGGCATGGACTATTGCCAGGTAACGATCTAAACTTATAAAGGCCAAAATCAAGACACTGCTATAGAGGTTGACTGTGTAAATGACGTGAACTGCCTTACACAGAACATTCCCAAAGTACCAGCTTATCGCCGCATCCACAGACCAGAACGGCAAGGTGATGACGAAAAGGAGGTCAGCCACAGAGAGGTGCAGCCTGTATTTATCAGTCAtgcttctctgcttcttctggTAGCCCATAACAACAATAACCAATCCATTCCCGATTATTCCCGTTAGGAAGATGATGGAGTAGATAGTCGGCAAGAAGATCCGGTTGAAATCAGCGTTTTCATGCTGGAAGCATGGCTCTCCATAGTCTCCGTAGTCACCTGAGCCAATCTCATCCGTGCCATTATCAGAAAATTCAATGATTAACCCGGAggacagctgaaaaaaaagtaaaataaaattagatgtTAGCACTTTTAGGAAGGCTCACTCTATGTAACAGGCTATATGACTTGTTAGGACACTAAGCAGTCTCTATCACCACAAAGAGGCAAACTTTTTGAAAACCACATAAATGCTATTTATATAcctaatgtatatatatatgtacgaTGTATATAAAGCGTTCAGCAAATAGGAGCTAGTCAAGAAAAAACTTGCTTTGTCCTTCTCTGACGGGTAGGATCCTGTAACTGAGGACGGGATGGAAGGGACAGGGCTCGCTAAGGGCCGCCTGTGAGCCAGCCTCCCCTCAGGACACCTCAGCGCTAACTGCACGCCTACCGCCAACGGGAGCGAGCAGCCGCAACGCAGTTACACCGGGACGGTCCCCCTGAGCCCCGCCAAGGGGACGGGGCGGAGGAGGAGCGGAGCGGGTACCGGGGTGGCGGTGCACAGGGGACAAGcggcagccggggctgcccgcgggggGCGCGCAGGGACGGGAGGGGCTCCCCCCGGGCGCCGCgccgcggggggcggccggcctGAGGCGAGCGGTGGAAAAAGGAAGCGAAATTCTGGCGAGGGCACGAAAAGCGCGCCCGGAAACCACCAACGGCTCGGGGCACGGCGCGGAGGGGCGGctgaggggcggcggggcggctgCCACCTGGCCCCTCACAGCCCCGTCGGGGGGCGGCAGGCGGCGAAGCCCGGGGGCACCCAGCGCTAAGGGGGCACCACCCGAAGCCGGAGCCCTCAGGGAAGATGCCGGGACCCCTCACGGAGCCCCAGGGCACCGCGGACAGCGGGGCCGACCCTCCCCGGCTTCGCGTCGCCCCCTTGGTCCCGCAGAGCGCGAAGCGGGGAGAGAGCACCCCCCGTCCCTCTGGGCGATGCCCCCCCCCGTCACTTACATCCAGGCTGTCGAGGCTGGTGTCCATGCTCCGAGCCATGCCGAGCTCTCCTCTGGCAGCCGCCCCGGCGGGACGCGGCCCTTTATCAgttccccgccgccccccccccccgccccgggggcagcccccgcctGGCTCCTCCCCGACGGGTGGCACCGGGCCCCGGCCTCGGGCC from the Anser cygnoides isolate HZ-2024a breed goose chromosome 6, Taihu_goose_T2T_genome, whole genome shotgun sequence genome contains:
- the CXCR4 gene encoding C-X-C chemokine receptor type 4; this translates as MARSMDTSLDSLDLSSGLIIEFSDNGTDEIGSGDYGDYGEPCFQHENADFNRIFLPTIYSIIFLTGIIGNGLVIVVMGYQKKQRSMTDKYRLHLSVADLLFVITLPFWSVDAAISWYFGNVLCKAVHVIYTVNLYSSVLILAFISLDRYLAIVHATNSQRPRKLLAEKVVYVGVWLPAVLLTVPDIIFASTSEVEGKYLCDRMYPHENWLISFRFQHILVGLVLPGLIILTCYCIIISKLSHSKGHQKRKALKTTVILILAFFACWLPYYIGISIDTFILLGVIRHRCSLETIVHKWISITEALAFFHCCLNPILYAFLGAKFKTSAQNALTSVSRGSSLKILSKSKRGGHSSVSTESESSSFHSS